A genomic stretch from Dyella sp. M7H15-1 includes:
- a CDS encoding ABC transporter ATP-binding protein — MIETDSLTKRYGHLTAVDALSIYAEPGQVLGLLGPNGAGKTTAMRMIAGFLAPTAGTARVCGYDVRKQSLKAKRALGYLPEGAPSYGEMTVREFLVFIMRVRGLRSDVGRRRFNEVVGRLQLEDALNVSVDTLSKGLRRRVGLAQAIVHDPPVLMLDEPTDGLDPNQKHAVRQLIDSMARERTILISTHLLEEVHALCNRVVIIAGGRLRADATPAELEARSRYHGAVSFSAVGSGISQEMLGRLPQAAGIEVDPLDGRITVFPKPGERILEPVESLLRQQGLEVSEIQLERGRLDEVFRQITLGAETEAQP; from the coding sequence ATGATCGAAACCGACTCGCTCACCAAGCGCTATGGCCATTTGACCGCGGTGGATGCGTTGAGCATCTACGCCGAACCGGGCCAGGTACTTGGCCTGCTGGGTCCCAATGGTGCAGGCAAGACTACGGCGATGCGCATGATCGCTGGCTTTCTCGCGCCTACCGCCGGCACCGCGCGAGTGTGCGGATACGATGTGCGCAAGCAGTCGCTGAAAGCCAAGCGCGCGCTTGGCTATCTGCCGGAGGGCGCGCCGAGCTATGGCGAAATGACAGTTCGCGAATTCCTGGTCTTCATCATGCGCGTGCGCGGCTTGCGGTCCGATGTGGGTCGGCGACGCTTCAACGAAGTGGTTGGCCGATTGCAGCTCGAAGATGCACTGAATGTCAGTGTCGATACCTTATCCAAAGGCCTGCGGCGTCGTGTCGGTCTTGCGCAAGCCATCGTGCACGATCCACCGGTGCTGATGCTCGATGAGCCCACCGACGGTCTCGATCCCAATCAGAAACATGCCGTGCGTCAGTTGATCGACTCGATGGCGCGCGAGCGCACCATCCTGATTTCGACCCATCTGCTGGAAGAAGTGCATGCTCTGTGCAATCGCGTGGTGATCATCGCGGGCGGACGTCTGCGCGCGGATGCCACACCGGCTGAATTGGAAGCACGCTCGCGCTATCACGGCGCAGTGTCGTTCAGTGCGGTAGGCAGCGGCATATCGCAGGAAATGCTTGGGCGCCTGCCGCAGGCCGCGGGTATTGAAGTGGATCCGTTGGATGGCCGCATCACTGTCTTCCCCAAACCTGGTGAGCGGATTCTGGAGCCGGTCGAATCGCTACTGCGCCAACAAGGGCTGGAAGTCTCCGAAATCCAGCTTGAACGTGGACGTCTGGACGAAGTGTTCCGTCAGATTACGCTAGGCGCCGAAACGGAGGCGCAGCCATGA
- the minC gene encoding septum site-determining protein MinC: MDTTEACDLRFGQVGIACVRVKRADAAALCEELERRVRSAPPLFSRAAVVLDLSHLLDPPDDGTVDALLEAVRSAGMLPVGLAYGTSATEALAQRMGLPLIAKFRAAYEPADGGSIAPPVPSLVPAAAPAPAPVREPVLAAPAPGSTPGAQHHEGAVRSGQQVYARDRDLVVMGTIANGAEVIADGSIHVYGSLKGRAMAGAQGDVKARIFVSDFRAELVAIAGHYRVFEQIPKDLEGQSVQCWLDGEKLLIAPLK, translated from the coding sequence ATGGATACAACGGAGGCTTGTGACCTGCGCTTCGGCCAGGTCGGCATTGCCTGTGTGCGCGTAAAACGCGCCGACGCAGCCGCCTTGTGCGAAGAATTGGAACGCCGCGTACGTTCCGCGCCGCCATTGTTCTCGCGTGCGGCGGTCGTGCTGGACCTGAGCCACCTGCTCGACCCGCCTGACGACGGCACGGTCGATGCTCTGCTTGAAGCAGTGCGTAGCGCCGGCATGCTGCCGGTAGGCCTCGCCTACGGCACTAGCGCCACCGAGGCGTTAGCCCAGCGCATGGGCCTGCCGCTGATCGCTAAGTTCCGCGCCGCCTATGAGCCCGCCGACGGCGGCAGCATCGCTCCACCAGTACCGAGCCTCGTACCCGCAGCGGCACCCGCGCCTGCTCCGGTGCGTGAGCCCGTGCTGGCGGCGCCCGCTCCCGGCAGCACGCCTGGCGCGCAGCATCATGAAGGTGCGGTGCGCTCGGGCCAACAAGTTTATGCACGCGACCGCGACCTGGTCGTGATGGGCACCATCGCCAATGGCGCCGAAGTGATCGCCGATGGCAGCATCCATGTTTACGGCAGCCTGAAGGGTCGTGCGATGGCGGGTGCGCAAGGGGATGTAAAAGCACGTATCTTCGTCTCGGATTTCCGTGCCGAGCTGGTGGCCATCGCCGGCCACTATCGGGTCTTCGAGCAGATTCCCAAAGACCTGGAGGGCCAGTCTGTGCAATGCTGGCTCGATGGCGAGAAGTTGCTGATTGCGCCGTTGAAATAA
- a CDS encoding ABC transporter permease subunit: protein MSPTMAVMRRELRSYFVTPVAYVFLVIFLVLVGILTFYAGDFYDRNIADLQPFFVMHPWLYLILVPAVSMRMWAEEAKSGTLELLQTLPLTLWQSMLGKFLAAWLFVGLALLLTFPIWITVNYLGSPDNGIIVAGYIGSWLMAGAFLAIGACLSTLTSSQVVAFILTAVVCVLLILVGQAEVIDFFQGALPRKLVNAVAHLSMLRHYEAIARGVLDVRDIIYFVLTIAAWLTAGVLVLDLKRNH, encoded by the coding sequence ATGAGCCCCACCATGGCAGTGATGCGCCGCGAATTGCGCAGCTACTTCGTAACGCCAGTAGCGTACGTATTCCTGGTGATCTTCCTTGTGCTTGTCGGCATCCTCACGTTCTATGCCGGCGATTTTTACGATCGCAACATTGCGGACTTGCAACCGTTCTTCGTGATGCATCCCTGGCTATACCTGATCCTGGTGCCGGCTGTGTCGATGCGCATGTGGGCGGAAGAGGCCAAGTCAGGAACGTTGGAATTGCTGCAAACCCTGCCCCTGACCCTGTGGCAGTCCATGCTGGGCAAGTTCTTGGCGGCATGGCTCTTCGTCGGGCTGGCCTTGCTGCTGACCTTTCCGATTTGGATCACCGTCAATTACCTGGGCTCGCCCGACAACGGCATCATCGTGGCCGGATACATCGGTAGTTGGTTGATGGCGGGTGCTTTCCTTGCCATCGGCGCCTGCCTGTCCACGTTGACCAGCAGCCAGGTGGTGGCCTTCATTCTTACCGCCGTGGTGTGTGTGCTGCTGATCTTGGTTGGTCAAGCGGAGGTCATCGATTTCTTTCAGGGCGCGCTGCCACGCAAACTGGTCAATGCTGTAGCGCATCTGTCCATGCTGCGGCACTACGAAGCGATTGCGCGTGGCGTGTTGGACGTGCGTGACATCATCTACTTTGTGCTCACCATCGCCGCTTGGCTGACCGCCGGTGTGCTGGTGCTCGATCTGAAGCGGAACCATTGA
- a CDS encoding sensor histidine kinase translates to MAMTHFNHIRVLRITGLITYLCCGTPVFTTWATERLDLLHSPNFALLLWTLFYLLFGVLYLLITNNLGARTNVPARLIGLLLMAVAALVVGWYSHSGLTAILMVVVSVVLPWLVPFWAGVAWIALQTLCLAALFSTFAELKHSIILGVLQASIYTAFSMLGFVTSMVASQQAEEREAQRRLNSELRATRALLAESTRIAERMRIARELHDLIGHHLTALSLNLEVASHLSNEAASEHVRKAQNTARLLLADVREAVSELRQDDAIDLTQALQSLIDGVPGLHVHLTTPPRFSVEDPRRAQVLLRCAQEIITNTAKHAGARNLWLTFNYDDENLLSLSARDDGRGAAKILPGNGLSGMRERLTEFGGYVAMESEAGHGFGLHVSLPLGEPSVLAHTPSRFEPPALSLT, encoded by the coding sequence ATGGCAATGACCCATTTCAACCATATCCGTGTCCTGCGTATCACTGGGCTGATCACCTACCTGTGCTGTGGCACGCCGGTGTTCACCACGTGGGCCACCGAACGGTTGGATTTGCTTCACAGCCCCAATTTCGCCTTGCTGCTGTGGACGCTGTTCTATCTATTGTTTGGTGTTCTCTATCTACTGATCACCAACAACCTGGGTGCGCGTACCAATGTGCCTGCGCGCCTGATTGGCCTGCTGCTGATGGCCGTGGCGGCGTTGGTGGTGGGGTGGTACAGCCATAGTGGCTTGACGGCGATCCTGATGGTGGTGGTATCGGTGGTGCTGCCCTGGCTGGTGCCGTTCTGGGCGGGTGTTGCGTGGATCGCCCTGCAGACTTTATGTCTGGCGGCGTTGTTCTCTACCTTTGCCGAGCTCAAGCACAGCATCATCCTTGGCGTGTTGCAGGCGAGTATCTATACAGCTTTTTCCATGTTGGGTTTCGTGACCTCCATGGTGGCCAGTCAGCAGGCAGAGGAGCGGGAAGCGCAACGTCGTCTCAACTCGGAATTGCGTGCCACGCGCGCGCTGCTGGCGGAGTCCACGCGCATCGCCGAGCGCATGCGCATTGCGCGCGAGTTGCACGACCTGATTGGCCATCATCTCACCGCATTGAGCCTCAACCTTGAAGTGGCCAGCCACCTCAGCAACGAAGCCGCTTCCGAGCACGTGCGCAAGGCACAGAACACGGCGCGTCTGTTGCTGGCCGACGTGCGCGAAGCTGTCAGCGAGCTGCGCCAGGATGATGCCATCGACTTGACCCAGGCGTTGCAAAGCCTAATCGACGGTGTACCTGGACTGCATGTACACCTGACCACCCCGCCGCGCTTTAGTGTGGAAGACCCGCGTCGGGCTCAGGTATTGCTACGTTGTGCGCAGGAAATCATCACTAACACGGCCAAGCATGCCGGCGCGCGTAACTTGTGGCTCACTTTTAATTATGACGATGAAAACCTGCTTAGCCTGAGCGCACGGGACGATGGTCGCGGCGCAGCGAAAATCCTACCCGGCAATGGCTTATCAGGTATGCGTGAACGCCTCACCGAATTCGGCGGTTACGTAGCGATGGAAAGCGAAGCAGGGCACGGTTTTGGTCTGCACGTCAGTCTTCCCTTGGGTGAACCTTCGGTATTGGCGCACACGCCATCACGTTTCGAGCCGCCTGCGTTGAGCCTGACCTAG
- a CDS encoding response regulator transcription factor, giving the protein MISVCLVDDQNLVRQGVRSLLDLAEDIRVVAECADGVQAIQDIPRIKPDVVLLDLRMPNMSGLEVLQALSARNELPPTIILTTFDDDQLVLQGLKAGARGYLLKDVSLEQLVEAVRTVASGGSLVAPMVTQRLLAGVGRIHNQFTSLEQPDPLTERETEILRLLSGGYSNKEIANSLKVAEGTVKNHVSNILSKLGVRDRTRAVLKALELGIV; this is encoded by the coding sequence ATGATTTCCGTTTGTCTCGTCGACGACCAGAACCTGGTGCGCCAGGGGGTGCGTTCCCTGCTTGATCTGGCGGAGGACATCCGTGTCGTGGCCGAATGTGCCGATGGCGTGCAGGCTATACAGGACATCCCTCGCATCAAGCCGGATGTCGTGCTGCTGGACCTGCGCATGCCCAACATGAGTGGGCTGGAAGTGCTGCAGGCGTTGTCGGCACGCAATGAGTTGCCACCGACCATCATCCTCACCACCTTCGATGACGACCAGCTCGTACTGCAGGGTCTGAAGGCGGGTGCGCGTGGCTATCTGCTCAAAGATGTATCGCTGGAGCAATTGGTCGAAGCCGTGCGCACCGTAGCCAGTGGCGGTTCGCTGGTGGCGCCGATGGTAACCCAACGCTTGCTGGCCGGAGTGGGACGTATCCATAACCAGTTCACCAGTTTGGAACAACCTGACCCGTTGACCGAACGTGAGACCGAAATCCTGCGTCTGCTTTCCGGTGGTTATAGCAACAAGGAAATTGCCAACTCCCTGAAGGTGGCCGAGGGTACTGTGAAGAATCACGTTTCCAACATCCTTTCCAAGCTCGGCGTGCGCGATCGTACCCGGGCTGTGTTGAAGGCGCTGGAGCTTGGGATTGTCTAA
- a CDS encoding polyketide cyclase, translating into MTRVLEFIVALIIVAVVGVVVGVIMPSSGHVERSLVVSKDLRQVYDVVNNFRTFPDYGVLRAYDPKTTYALSGNAYGPGSEISWNSQDQKVGEGKLTIASAKPDFNAIDPTVNSAEVVWNVDNAWRGSDKHFTLDLLRQGNSGKLTKITWSYDVSYGFNLFNRYANMYIHGQPDAFIQYSLNDLQNVLAVVPNIDYSTLDPYIVQTKQEPVLIVSTSMKRKDGLDGLNEATDAAIKEIGDAAKKLGVHTTGPRVILTTNYGDETYTFDVAMPIDSANVNVAGQSYQLTAATPPSLNDQTAPASSGTAAAPANPDNSQPGGKDRYGRLIIDNNVRATLAFGGPALEAPWNGTAAGVPQTRDMLKAYAQTHGYKYDEVTHRLYDILTQPEVKDASGAITTYAQYTVYLPIMDSADGATLPQQTPEQQAGIKQPGILNANGQPASSGTAPAPASTAAAPAK; encoded by the coding sequence ATGACGCGTGTTCTGGAATTCATCGTTGCCCTGATCATCGTCGCCGTTGTTGGCGTCGTGGTGGGCGTCATCATGCCCAGCAGCGGCCACGTTGAGCGGTCGTTGGTAGTCAGCAAAGACCTGCGCCAGGTCTACGACGTAGTGAACAATTTCCGCACCTTCCCCGATTACGGCGTGTTGCGCGCTTACGATCCCAAGACCACTTATGCCTTGTCCGGCAATGCCTACGGTCCGGGCTCCGAGATCAGTTGGAACAGCCAGGATCAGAAGGTGGGCGAGGGCAAGCTGACCATCGCCAGCGCCAAGCCGGATTTCAACGCGATCGATCCCACCGTCAACAGCGCAGAAGTGGTGTGGAATGTGGACAATGCCTGGCGTGGCAGCGACAAGCATTTCACCCTCGACCTGCTGCGTCAGGGCAACTCCGGCAAGCTAACCAAGATCACCTGGTCGTATGACGTCAGTTATGGTTTCAATCTGTTCAACCGTTACGCCAACATGTACATCCACGGCCAGCCGGATGCTTTCATCCAGTACAGCCTGAATGATCTGCAAAACGTACTGGCCGTGGTGCCGAACATCGACTACAGCACGCTTGATCCGTACATCGTGCAGACCAAGCAGGAGCCGGTGCTGATCGTTTCCACGTCGATGAAGCGCAAGGACGGTCTGGACGGCCTGAACGAAGCCACCGACGCCGCCATCAAGGAAATCGGCGATGCCGCCAAGAAGCTCGGCGTGCACACTACCGGTCCACGCGTGATCCTCACCACCAACTACGGTGACGAGACCTATACCTTCGATGTCGCTATGCCGATCGACTCCGCCAACGTTAATGTGGCTGGCCAGAGCTATCAGTTAACCGCAGCTACCCCGCCGTCATTGAACGACCAGACCGCTCCAGCATCCAGCGGCACCGCTGCCGCACCCGCCAATCCGGATAACAGCCAACCAGGCGGCAAGGACCGTTATGGTCGCCTGATCATCGACAACAATGTGCGCGCTACGCTCGCCTTCGGTGGTCCGGCCCTGGAAGCACCGTGGAACGGTACCGCTGCCGGCGTGCCGCAGACCCGCGACATGCTGAAGGCCTATGCGCAAACGCACGGTTACAAATACGATGAAGTGACCCATCGCCTGTACGACATCCTCACCCAGCCGGAAGTGAAGGATGCCAGCGGCGCCATCACCACCTATGCGCAGTACACCGTGTACCTGCCGATCATGGATTCCGCCGATGGTGCCACGTTGCCGCAGCAGACACCTGAGCAGCAGGCGGGCATCAAGCAGCCGGGCATCCTCAATGCCAATGGCCAGCCCGCTTCCAGCGGTACCGCGCCGGCTCCGGCCAGCACCGCTGCAGCACCGGCCAAGTAA
- a CDS encoding GNAT family N-acetyltransferase: MALAIRDVREHDLDAVLALNNTAGRSILVLDTAQLRYFYEHADYFRVAEIDGQLAGFLIALRDGQDYGSPNYHWFGEHYPSFVYIDRIVIANAYRRHGLGRIFYCDVNSFAEVRVPLLTCEVFLEPPDDVVVLFHGTYGFQEVGQQRMDEDGPQVSLLAKDLPSYAFVRDTYLEHAGLPDLPWLAGRPVYLNDDATSRRLVGERRP; this comes from the coding sequence ATGGCCCTTGCCATCCGCGACGTGCGCGAGCACGACCTGGATGCCGTACTGGCGCTCAACAACACCGCCGGTCGCTCCATTCTCGTCCTGGACACCGCGCAGTTGCGCTACTTCTACGAGCACGCCGATTATTTTCGCGTGGCCGAAATCGACGGCCAGCTTGCGGGATTCCTGATCGCCCTGCGTGACGGCCAGGATTACGGCAGTCCCAACTACCACTGGTTCGGCGAACACTACCCGTCGTTCGTCTACATCGATCGCATCGTCATTGCCAACGCCTACCGCCGCCACGGCCTAGGCCGCATCTTCTATTGCGATGTGAACAGCTTCGCCGAAGTGCGCGTGCCACTGCTGACTTGCGAGGTCTTTCTCGAACCGCCGGATGACGTGGTGGTGCTGTTCCACGGCACCTACGGCTTCCAGGAAGTGGGTCAGCAACGCATGGACGAAGACGGACCGCAGGTGAGCCTGCTGGCCAAGGATCTGCCCAGCTACGCCTTTGTGCGCGACACCTATCTAGAGCACGCCGGCCTGCCCGACCTACCCTGGCTGGCCGGTCGCCCCGTTTACCTGAACGATGACGCCACATCACGCCGTCTTGTAGGAGAGCGACGCCCATGA